Proteins from one Triticum aestivum cultivar Chinese Spring chromosome 7A, IWGSC CS RefSeq v2.1, whole genome shotgun sequence genomic window:
- the LOC123151986 gene encoding putative glycine-rich cell wall structural protein 1, protein MYAEPKKRQFQHPRQSCQNQRGGDRGWRGAYPNGRSGHGGGRGMGSRYENGRGGGGGGGRGMGSGYENGRGGGGGGCGMGSEYENGCGGGGGYQNDRGCGGGYQNGRDGGGRSGYQNSRGGGGVYQNSRGGGGGGGYQNSRGGGGSGGYQNSRGGGGGGGYYNNDDGYYQPRNLNNRGRGAGRWPRGHREN, encoded by the coding sequence ATGTATGCCGAGCCAAAAAAGCGACAGTTTCAGCACCCTCGGCAATCTTGTCAGAATCAGCGAGGTGGTGATCGTGGCTGGAGGGGGGCCTACCCTAATGGCCGCAGCGGGCATGGAGGCGGCCGTGGCATGGGCAGCAGATACGAGAATGggcgtggaggtggtggtggtggcggccgtGGCATGGGCAGTGGATACGAGAATGggcgtggaggtggtggtggtggctgtgGCATGGGCAGCGAATACGAAAATGggtgtggaggtggtggtggatacCAGAATGACCGGGGTTGTGGTGGCGGATACCAGAATGGCCGGGATGGTGGTGGCAGGAGCGGGTATCAGAACAGCCGGGGTGGTGGTGGCGTGTACCAGAACAGccggggtggtggtggcggtggcgggtaCCAGAACAGCcggggtggtggtggcagcggcggGTACCAGAATAgccggggtggtggtggtggcggcgggtaCTACAACAACGACGATGGGTACTACCAGCCGAGGAACTTGAACAACAGGGGCAGGGGCGCAGGGAGGTGGCCACGCGGACACCGAGAGAATTGA